The following are from one region of the Actinoplanes sp. L3-i22 genome:
- a CDS encoding D-alanyl-D-alanine carboxypeptidase family protein, whose translation MTTRQRTRQRSAAAAILALTAAGSTLGLPAPAQATVPKVAASWSSLMYRSLTHDAQLQAMRTSLATQQKAVRTWTAEVAAAGKAQRGAQATLTTATSANTAAQTRWATARTALSTARQNLSVAAKRKPRSTTAITKANTAVAAAVKTLTTRKTQAQAATAALSAAGKASRAATTRVTKANAAVAYMTAAAATTRQAIAALPTAESYAGQAATLSKDVVNQVRPVFKVTDTTQVYGVTVHKNIAFAFKRMVDDAKADGVQLSGGGFRTTQRQAELRVINGCPDVWTAPSSSCRVPTAIPGRSLHELGLAIDISSGGKTISSSTPAFKWLKLHADEYGFVNLPAEAWHWSISGN comes from the coding sequence ATGACGACACGACAGCGAACTCGGCAGCGGTCCGCCGCCGCGGCGATCCTCGCGCTGACGGCCGCCGGATCCACCCTCGGCCTCCCGGCTCCGGCGCAGGCCACCGTACCCAAGGTCGCGGCCAGCTGGTCGAGCCTGATGTACCGCAGCCTCACCCACGACGCTCAGCTCCAGGCGATGCGGACGTCGCTGGCCACCCAGCAGAAGGCGGTCCGCACCTGGACCGCCGAGGTCGCCGCGGCCGGTAAGGCGCAGCGCGGCGCGCAGGCCACCCTGACCACCGCCACCAGCGCGAACACCGCCGCCCAGACCCGCTGGGCGACCGCCCGTACCGCCCTGTCCACCGCCCGGCAGAACCTGAGCGTGGCGGCGAAGCGCAAGCCCCGCAGCACCACCGCGATCACCAAGGCGAACACCGCCGTCGCCGCCGCCGTCAAGACGCTCACCACCCGCAAGACCCAGGCGCAGGCGGCCACCGCCGCGCTGTCCGCCGCCGGCAAGGCGTCCCGGGCCGCGACCACCCGGGTGACCAAGGCGAACGCCGCGGTCGCCTACATGACGGCCGCCGCCGCGACCACCCGGCAGGCGATCGCCGCGCTGCCGACCGCCGAGTCCTACGCCGGCCAGGCCGCCACGCTCAGCAAGGACGTGGTCAACCAGGTCCGCCCGGTCTTCAAGGTCACCGACACCACCCAGGTCTACGGCGTCACCGTGCACAAGAACATCGCCTTCGCCTTCAAGCGGATGGTCGACGACGCGAAGGCCGACGGCGTCCAGCTCTCCGGCGGCGGCTTCCGCACCACCCAGCGCCAGGCCGAGCTGCGCGTGATCAACGGCTGCCCGGACGTCTGGACCGCCCCGTCGTCGTCGTGCCGGGTCCCGACCGCGATCCCCGGCCGCAGCCTGCACGAGCTCGGCCTGGCCATCGACATCTCGTCCGGCGGCAAGACCATCTCGTCGAGCACCCCGGCCTTCAAGTGGCTGAAGCTGCACGCCGACGAGTACGGCTTCGTCAACCTGCCCGCCGAGGCCTGGCACTGGTCGATCAGCGGCAACTGA
- a CDS encoding SPFH domain-containing protein has translation MADVKRRLHLRHLRSAPTSWVSWTVQGKAKRSGTGLAFWYRPLTAVLSEVPVDDRELPLLFHARTEDFADVTVQATVTYRFSDPAAAAGRLDFSIDPYKGKWNGQPLDQVATLLAELAQQPALDVIARLPLADALTTGIAPIRQSVADALATDPRLAETGVTVVSARVVALRPEPELERALQTPTREKVQQDADRATYARRAQAVQQERTIAENELQSKIELARQEQQLVEQNGANSRRAAELKSESQLVTAQSEAARARLAAGAEADAERLRDEARAAGARVVGLAEAEAEAAKLAAYRDLPPEVLQALALKELAQNVPAIGELTITPDLLSKLVGRIGS, from the coding sequence ATGGCCGACGTCAAACGCCGCCTGCACCTGCGACACCTGCGCTCCGCCCCGACCAGCTGGGTCAGCTGGACCGTCCAGGGCAAGGCGAAGCGCTCCGGCACCGGCCTCGCGTTCTGGTACCGGCCGCTGACCGCGGTGCTCTCCGAGGTGCCGGTCGACGACCGCGAGCTGCCGCTGCTGTTCCACGCCCGCACCGAGGACTTCGCCGACGTGACCGTGCAGGCCACGGTGACCTACCGGTTCAGTGACCCGGCCGCGGCGGCGGGCCGGCTGGACTTCTCGATCGATCCGTACAAGGGCAAGTGGAACGGGCAGCCGCTGGACCAGGTCGCCACGCTGCTCGCCGAGCTGGCCCAGCAGCCCGCGCTGGACGTGATCGCCCGGCTGCCGCTGGCCGACGCGCTCACCACCGGGATCGCCCCGATCCGGCAGTCGGTCGCGGACGCGCTGGCCACCGACCCGCGCCTGGCCGAGACCGGGGTGACCGTGGTCAGCGCCCGGGTGGTGGCGCTGCGGCCGGAGCCGGAGCTGGAGCGCGCGCTGCAGACCCCGACCCGGGAGAAGGTGCAGCAGGACGCGGACCGGGCCACCTACGCCCGGCGGGCGCAGGCCGTCCAGCAGGAGCGCACGATCGCCGAGAACGAGCTGCAGAGCAAGATCGAGCTGGCCCGGCAGGAGCAGCAGCTGGTCGAGCAGAACGGCGCCAACTCGCGCCGCGCCGCCGAGTTGAAGAGCGAGTCGCAGCTGGTCACCGCGCAGAGCGAGGCCGCCCGTGCGCGCCTGGCCGCGGGCGCCGAGGCGGACGCCGAGCGGCTGCGGGACGAGGCCCGCGCGGCCGGCGCCCGGGTGGTCGGTCTGGCCGAGGCGGAGGCCGAGGCGGCGAAGCTCGCGGCGTACCGGGACCTGCCGCCCGAGGTGCTGCAGGCGCTCGCGCTCAAGGAGCTGGCGCAGAACGTGCCGGCGATCGGCGAGCTGACGATCACGCCGGACCTGCTCAGCAAGCTCGTCGGGCGGATCGGGTCATGA
- a CDS encoding NUDIX domain-containing protein, translating to MTLYMAAVTVDLVLLTIRQSALQALLIRRGIEPYRGRWALPGGFVHDDEDLDQAAARELREETGVDPSTGHFEQLATYGTPGRDPRGRVVTVAYLAMVPDLPVPVAGSDADRAEWRPLAESSGLAFDHDRILADGVERARAKLEYTPLATAFCAPEFTVADLRDVYETVWRTRLDPRNFHRKVTSAEGFIEPTGHSVTRDRGRPAQLFRRGPATLLHPPLLRP from the coding sequence ATGACGCTATACATGGCGGCCGTCACAGTTGATCTCGTGCTGCTGACCATCCGGCAGAGCGCGCTCCAGGCGCTGCTGATCCGGCGCGGCATCGAGCCGTACCGGGGGCGGTGGGCGCTCCCCGGCGGCTTCGTCCACGACGACGAGGACCTCGACCAGGCGGCGGCCCGCGAACTGCGCGAGGAGACCGGGGTGGACCCGTCGACCGGGCATTTCGAACAACTGGCGACGTACGGCACCCCCGGGCGGGATCCGCGCGGGCGGGTGGTGACCGTGGCATACCTGGCGATGGTCCCGGACCTGCCGGTGCCGGTGGCCGGCAGCGACGCCGACCGCGCCGAGTGGCGGCCGCTGGCCGAGTCGTCCGGCCTCGCCTTCGACCACGACCGGATCCTGGCCGACGGGGTGGAGCGGGCCCGGGCCAAGCTCGAGTACACGCCGCTGGCGACGGCGTTCTGCGCCCCGGAGTTCACCGTGGCCGATCTCCGCGACGTCTACGAGACGGTCTGGCGCACCCGGCTGGACCCGCGCAACTTCCACCGCAAGGTGACGTCGGCCGAGGGCTTCATCGAGCCGACCGGCCACAGCGTCACCCGCGACCGCGGCCGCCCCGCCCAACTGTTCCGCCGCGGCCCGGCCACCCTCCTCCACCCACCCCTGCTGCGCCCCTGA
- a CDS encoding TetR/AcrR family transcriptional regulator, whose product MADETAEPVRRVRADAQRSRDALREAAKEVFASSGVDAPVREIAERAGVGLGTVYRNFPQRSDLVAAVFQHEIDQCAAAATELAAAHPPVEALRLWLDRYIEFMATKRGLAAALHSGDPAFAPLPAYFDRHLRPALSTLLDDAARAGLVRRDVDPYDLLRAVANLCLPAEEEPDHTRRMVALLVDGLRYGVTPE is encoded by the coding sequence GTGGCTGACGAGACGGCGGAGCCGGTGCGGCGGGTGCGGGCGGATGCGCAGCGTAGCCGGGACGCGTTGCGGGAGGCGGCCAAGGAGGTGTTCGCCAGTTCCGGGGTCGATGCTCCGGTGCGGGAGATCGCCGAGCGGGCCGGGGTCGGGCTGGGGACCGTCTACCGGAACTTCCCGCAGCGGTCGGATCTGGTGGCCGCGGTCTTCCAGCACGAGATCGACCAGTGCGCGGCGGCGGCGACGGAGCTGGCGGCGGCCCATCCGCCGGTCGAGGCGCTGCGGCTGTGGCTGGATCGGTACATCGAGTTCATGGCGACCAAGCGGGGGCTGGCCGCGGCCCTGCACTCCGGGGACCCGGCGTTCGCGCCGCTGCCGGCGTACTTCGACCGGCATCTGCGGCCGGCGCTGAGCACGCTGCTCGACGACGCCGCGCGGGCCGGGCTGGTGCGGCGCGACGTGGACCCCTACGACCTGCTGCGGGCGGTGGCCAACCTGTGCCTGCCGGCCGAGGAGGAACCGGACCACACCCGGCGGATGGTCGCCCTGCTCGTCGACGGTCTCCGGTACGGGGTGACACCCGAATAG
- a CDS encoding phospholipase, which translates to MTATTAVRSLLAAATAALAVTIGLATPATAAAPADKLAVLSSFTQTSATSYNSWNAARQNQGAWSAYAFDWSTDYCSSSPDNPLGFDFKLSCARHDFGYRNYKAVGAFDANKARLDSALYEDLKRKCATYSSAVRPACTALAWTYYQAVSVFGSFAAVSDADLAKAAELKRTALANAA; encoded by the coding sequence ATGACCGCCACCACCGCCGTCCGATCCCTGCTCGCCGCCGCGACCGCCGCCCTGGCCGTCACGATCGGCCTGGCCACCCCCGCCACCGCCGCCGCCCCCGCCGACAAGCTCGCCGTCCTGTCGAGCTTCACCCAGACCAGCGCGACCAGCTACAACTCCTGGAACGCCGCCCGGCAGAACCAGGGCGCCTGGTCCGCCTACGCCTTCGACTGGAGCACCGACTACTGCTCGTCGAGCCCGGACAACCCGCTCGGCTTCGACTTCAAGCTGTCCTGCGCCCGGCACGACTTCGGCTACCGCAACTACAAGGCGGTCGGCGCGTTCGACGCCAACAAGGCCCGCCTCGACTCGGCCCTCTACGAGGACCTCAAGCGCAAGTGCGCCACCTACTCGTCGGCTGTCCGGCCCGCCTGCACCGCGCTGGCCTGGACCTACTACCAGGCTGTCTCGGTCTTCGGCTCGTTCGCGGCGGTCTCCGACGCGGACCTCGCCAAGGCCGCCGAGCTGAAGCGGACGGCACTGGCGAACGCCGCCTGA